In the genome of Notamacropus eugenii isolate mMacEug1 chromosome 5, mMacEug1.pri_v2, whole genome shotgun sequence, one region contains:
- the LOC140507424 gene encoding sialic acid-binding Ig-like lectin 5, with translation MCVHVPCTFYTYGLSISYNKRIYGFWFRGGSSVLKDSPVATNDPSRRVQYQAKGRFHLTGDPRMNNCSLSITDAWFSDRRRYFFRIDYQSDRYSFVNQLLYVNVTGLTQKPDITIPEMLESGNPVTLKCTFPSTCGQDRPFTFSWIGASLFSKTQSSRTSPSSQFSFISGPQHHGTNLTCQVTLPGGRLSTKRTVQLNLSCFVPANSSALVVQERQSLHLLCAANSNPPATLNGGNYTFLAQHPLGSKQASLSISVNCECEVSGHHGLYLATDTPRLLSPSCSWVKEGLICTCCVQAEPPTSLLWWVGGKPVEDNSSNDTFQVTSTKSVPWANSSLNVKVDRVSNITISCEGKNHQRTHTLLCHLVPGDGWGREGAGAEDPKDRRPLLPWPLFTPNYLFVQMSPHCPT, from the exons ATGTGTGTCCACGTTCCCTGCACCTTCTACACCTATGGACTCTCGATCAGTTACAACAAGCGCATTTATGGCTTCTGGTTCAGAGGAGGTTCTAGTGTTTTGAAAGACAGTCCTGTGGCCACAAATGATCCATCTCGGAGGGTGCAATATCAAGCCAAGGGGAGATTCCATCTCACTGGGGATCCCAGGATGAACAATTGCTCTCTGAGCATAACAGACGCCTGGTTCTCAGACAGGAGGAGATACTTCTTCCGTATTGACTATCAGTCTGATAGATACAGTTTCGTAAATCAGCTACTTTATGTGAATGTGACAG GCTTGACACAGAAACCAGACATCACTATTCCAGAGATGCTAGAGTCAGGGAATCCAGTGACTCTGAAATGTACATTTCCTTCAACCTGTGGGCAAGACAGACCCTTCACATTCTCCTGGATTGGGGCTTCCCTCTTTTCTAAGACACAGAGCTCTAGGACGTCACCCTCCTCACAGTTCTCCTTCATCTCTGGGCCCCAGCACCATGGCACCAACCTCACCTGTCAGGTCACCCTTCCTGGAGGCCGTTTGAGCACAAAGAGAACTGTCCAACTCAATTTGTCCT GTTTTGTTCCAGCAAACAGCTCAGCTCTTGTTGTACAGGAGAGACAGTCACTTCACCTGCTCTGTGCTGCCAACAGCAATCCCCCAGCCACACTGA ATGGAGGAAATTACACCTTCCTGGCTCAGCATCCTCTGGGCTCCAAGCAGGCCTCCTTGAGCATCTCTGTGAATTGCGAGTGTGAGGTGTCTGGGCACCATGGG CTGTATCTTGCTACAGACACCCCAAGGTTACTCAGCCCTTCTTGCTCCTGGGTCAAGGAAGGCTTGATCTGTACATGTTGTGTCCAAGCAGAGCCACCCACCTCCTTGCTTTGGTGGGTAGGGGGGAAGCCTGTGGAAGACAACAGTAGCAATGACACCTTCCAGGTGACATCAACCAAATCTGTGCCCTGGGCCAACAGCAGCCTGAATGTGAAGGTGGACAGGGTCTCCAACATCACTATCAGCTGTGAGGGGAAGAACCACCAGAGGACCCACACCCTGCTCTGTCACCTGGTGCCAGGggatggatgggggagggagggagctggggCAGAGGATCCCAAGGACAGGAGGCCATTATTGCCATGGCCTCTATTCACCCCAAACTACCTCTTTGTTCAGATGAGTCCACACTGTCCCACCTGA